Within Nocardioides rotundus, the genomic segment GGCCGCCCTGGTGGCCGCGGACATCCCCGCCGGGGCCTACGTCAACCTCGGCATCGGCCAGCCCACGCTGGTCGCCGACCACCTGCGACCGGAGCAGGACGTCACCCTGCACACCGAGAACGGGATGCTCGGGATGGGCCGCGCCGCCCACCCCGACGAGGTCGACCCCGACCTGATCAACGCGGGGAAGGTCCCGGTCGTGGAGACCCCCGGCTGCTCCTACTTCCACCACGCCGACTCCTTCGGGATGATGCGCGGCGGCCACCTGGACGTCTGCGTGCTCGGCGCCTTCCAGGTGGCCGCGAACGGCGACCTGGCCAACTGGCACACCGGCGCGCCCGACGCGATCCCGGCCGTCGGCGGCGCGATGGACCTGGCGACGGGGGCGAAGTCCGTCTTCGTGATGATGAGCCTGTTCGCCAAGGACGGCTCGCCGAAGCTGGTCCCGCAGTGCACCTACCCGCT encodes:
- a CDS encoding 3-oxoacid CoA-transferase subunit B, with the protein product MSERLTRDEMAALVAADIPAGAYVNLGIGQPTLVADHLRPEQDVTLHTENGMLGMGRAAHPDEVDPDLINAGKVPVVETPGCSYFHHADSFGMMRGGHLDVCVLGAFQVAANGDLANWHTGAPDAIPAVGGAMDLATGAKSVFVMMSLFAKDGSPKLVPQCTYPLTGLGCVSRAYTDHGVFEIADGVVRVRDLRGITRDELAARLDVPLTD